A section of the Jannaschia sp. S6380 genome encodes:
- the secG gene encoding preprotein translocase subunit SecG, protein MENVILVIHLILAVGLIGIVLLQRSEGGGLGMGGGGGAMTGRQAATAMTKLTWALAIAFLATSITLTIIAASNAAGGSLVDTVPETEEMAPVVPDGDALLPPVPSDAPLAPPRSD, encoded by the coding sequence ATGGAAAACGTCATCCTCGTCATTCACCTGATCCTGGCCGTGGGCCTGATCGGGATCGTGCTTCTGCAGCGCTCCGAAGGGGGCGGTCTGGGCATGGGTGGTGGCGGCGGCGCGATGACCGGACGTCAGGCCGCGACGGCGATGACCAAACTGACCTGGGCATTGGCGATCGCGTTCCTGGCGACCTCGATCACGTTGACGATCATCGCGGCCTCGAACGCGGCGGGCGGATCGCTGGTCGACACCGTCCCCGAGACCGAAGAGATGGCGCCCGTCGTGCCGGACGGCGACGCGTTGCTGCCGCCGGTGCCGAGCGACGCACCGCTGGCCCCGCCGCGGTCGGACTGA